The DNA window ttgcaggatcgacttcaatacctttactgctaacAACGAAACCCAGCAGTTTACCAGACCTCACGCCAAAGGTgcatttgttcggattcagtcttaacttgtatttcttcaacctatcaaacaatttTTGCAGATGGactagatgttcttcttcagtattggattttgcaatcatatcatcgacataaaattctatttctttgtggatcatatcatggaatagggCTACCGTTGCATGTTGGtacgttgccccagcattctttaacccaaatggcatgaccttgtaatAGAAAGTGCCCCAAGGCATAGTGAAGGTtatcttttccatgtcttcgggtgccatcttgatttaattgtaacctgagaaaccatccatgaaagagaatACTTTTCATTGCGCAGTACTATCAACCAGAATATCAATGTgtggtaggggaaaatcatcttttggacttgctccGTTCAAATCCCTATAGTCTAtgcacattctgacctttccatccttcttgggtacgggtactatgttggcaatccatggcggataactcaccactttcaggaacccagcattgaattgtttctcgacctcttctttgattttctgagccatatCAGGTCTGTTTCTTCGTAATTTCTGATTAATCGGAGGactattttctttgataggtagacggtggaccacaatatcagtattgagcccaggcatatcttcataggaccaagcaaagatttcaacattgtctcgtagcaTTTGAATTAATCTTTCTTTGACGCCTTCTTCTAATTCAGCGcctatcttgatctctttcttttcCTCTTCGGTGCCTATGTTCACGATCTCAATTGGCTCTTCAAGcggttgtatagtcttttcttcttgctctagtaatctgacaatttctctaggcacttcacaatcttcctcaccttcatcctcagcttggtcgATCGGATTTTCGAAGTCATATTTcacaatagcagagtcgttatcaataggatccagagtggatgTGAATCTGCAGTGCAGTAtatgggtgtgtgtaagaaaacatagctatgaaaaataaagaaaggaaataaaagcaaacacacaatttgaatatgcaacgtccaatgctttattgaatgaaaatatgcttatgaaatgacaagccctaacaatggaccattgtgcctcgggcggGACACATGGCTTtgaagtttattgtttattgaagtacagaAATTTAATTTGGAAATATAAAGAAAAGCAAAAAACTAAGAACGataattactcctgactataggagatagaaacaatatcttcagtcttccagttgtccagccatTTGTCTGATGTAGGGAAGATCCATTTGTCCAAGTTGCAGTTGTATTCATCTTCACTAATGGCGTTGACCCCTTTGCTGATGAAATGATGTTTCAAACCTTCAGGACGAGGATGTTTTACTCCATTGTGtccttagcagtgcagcctagACCCCATTTGTCGGACTTGTACAGAATATCAGGAagttgcccccagatagtgcaaccaccttcttctaccacagccctagcatcTTTTAGAGAAGCCATTGTTGGGGGAATTCTAGTAACCTTGGGAACAGTCTTGACAGGCTTAGTCTCAGAAACTACTTGAGGGACCAACTCAAATGCTTGACGGGGAGTCTCAAAGCCTTCTATAgtgaactcaacatacttggtttCATCTATGAAGCTTACCACATACTCTTCCTCGCCATGAACAGTGACAATCTTACCTTttgcaagaaaattcaatttttgaTGGAGAGTTGATGTCACAACAttttccccatgtatccaaggacgcccaagtagacaggaataagcaggatgaatatccatcacatagaacacagtattGAAAGTCTGAGAACcaactctgattgggagctcaaTTTCACCGTGTACAGTACTCAttgatccatcgaaagcttttacgATCACATCACTATACTTCAACATAGCCCCTTCAGGTCGGAGTTTGTCCAACACCAGCTTGGGTAGCACATTCATAGATGAACCATTATCCACTAGAACATGGGCCAAAgtggtgcccccacattcaatggaTATATGTAATGCTTTATTATGGTTCTTTCCACTAGGACTCAGATCGGCATCAGAGAAACCAAGGTAATTCTCAGTCGTCAGATTTTCAATGCACTTCTTGAGTTGATTGACAGAAATCTCTTGAGGTACATGGGCATCTTCTAGGAACTTCTTCATGTCCTTGGCTTGAGTTTTGGAATAACTCAGGAGTGACAGCATAAATATCTTAGAAGgcgtatgccccatttgttcaacaatgtcgtaatcactcttgcggatgatcttTAAGAACTCATTTGTATCTTCAGATGATGAATTTCCAATGCCAGCCTCAGGTTCATGAAACGGTCCTTTACCACGGGCATCAGCACTCGGGGTGATGGTAACAACGGATGAAGTATTGTTtggagaaatctctggagaaaacactcttccacttcttgttacCTTACTTATTCCAGCAATGTTACCTACGTCAGGATTGACGTCTTCAGAAACCTTATCAGTCACGAACTCTTGATTGACTCCTTGAATGTAGACCTCAGCACCATAGTTCCAGGGGATAGCTTTATCGGAAGAGTATGGCATTGGACCAGGTTTGGTGATGATAATcagagccacacggggttcagtggaaatcttgaagggagccttggtagggattttcaatggcactttagaaaccactgagacgtcctccaTCTTCAATCCATTTGAAAAACCTTCGTACAAATTTTCTATAGAAGGGATCTTCTCAAACATAATggtacgacgatccatccacttttgaattcttctttttaGGTTTTCACAATCATTGGGTAGGCGTGCGCAATAATaacaatcaagatcacaaccaGGAAATAAACTAGCTTGTATCAACTTTCTTTTgatttcaaggagcggagttgacagttcTCTCACATCACGGATATAAAtagtgtccatgatagcattaacagtcttgtcATGCTTTGTcataggcgcagtgatgacattCGGATTTTCGAGAGCTTCGAACTCTATCTCACCCGCTTCTATCAtatcttggactttgtttcttaaGGCCCAACAGTTATCCACATTGTGCCCAGTAGCATTGGAATGATAAGCACATGTGGCTTTGGGATCATAATTCGGACTTGCGGTGTTGACAAACTTCGGGTGATCTTTCAAGGTGACCAACTTTGCCTTTAGTAGATGTTGTAGAGCTTGAGATAAAGGCATATTGATTGGGGTGAATTTTCTCCTTGGCCTACCAGTCTTGCGTTGACactcttgtctaggagcttgtttcgaAGTTGGAGTGGAGATGAGCACAGCACCAACACATTGGTTTTGATCATTCTTACCACGACCCCTCTGGCTATGAACAACATTTGACTCATTCTTTCCTTGATAAGGCTTCTTTGCAGCACCAGAGGATGTGCCCACTTggatcttcccacttcgaataccactttCAACATGCTCTCCGGTCAATATAAGTTCAGTGAAACCAGATGAAGAgctacccagcaagtgactatagaatgGTCCAGTTAgtgtacccatgaacatgtccaccaattcccTATCACTCAAGGCAGGTCGGACTCTTCCAGCAGGAACTttccatttctgagcgtactccttgaaacTCTCCTTAGGTCCCATTGACATGTTTTGTAGTTGCGTGCGAGTAGGTGCAAGATCATAATTATACTCATATTGCCTAAAGAAGGCAGTAGCCATGTCCTCCCATGTACGAATATTGGCACTCTCCAGTtgataattgtaacaccccaaattctacccaaaaatatcatgcgagaaatcagagtattttaaaaaactatcaacaatgcatttgggatatcacatttacttcctataaacaactcataaacagatacatagcactttaatctcagagaagcacaaaacaacttataacagctcttagacaaaccaacttcattttaatatgcagcggaatcataacattcgaatttataaacaaatcatcttatttaatcggaaacaacttcaaacatcatagtacttctcattatccaatttggaactcaacaactaaaacatgaacaacatagaaacaacaatatagacaacccccgagtgctacgtatcagagcgacacaccaaccagacacggtgaatctacaaacttccacagctatacttgagtacctgcccatttcccatggtaggggaaacatcagcagaaggggtgagatatcaaacattataaaggaaagtatgataatacatatagcaaagataaaatcatacacaattcaccacttctcaatataagaaatttgcatcacaacaataatgttaactatcaactataacaatgtattcaagtttacaagtatgtcattcaagcacataataacatatacttcataatcacaacgtaaattaatacaactatcaacaatggcaaaacatggttcatatattccacatatatacatatatcattaatacatatatatatttgcattctcatcatatacgtttcatttacatatatcaccaaaatcatgtatcaaacatcaccaaatttaattatcacatctcatgcacacataataATCACCTAatacataattacatatattcaaacatcacataactccaatgtaactcaatgcaagacatgtgactctatgcatgtggtacccaatatggacccaaagttccaccgcttccgattcatatagaatctagccacgcttcagatccggacaagaccaaagccaccaaatgtaaacatatagtttaccgctttccgattcactctagaatccaagccacgcttgtgtttcaaagcaatttcacctatgtttcaaggcacactatgatatgaatgtatgtacaatctcacaaatatatgcaattaagatcatctctaccatcttaactttccacatatcacaataattcaactctatgaattatccaccattgtacacaacattcacaacacacacacatcattcacatatgagaggccaattaatcaattacgattcacacaatccaattaacactagtaatcatactatctcatgttaattctcatttttgtcaattatacatgaacacacattttcaacatcaagcaattagtcattagaattaatgctaaccaactaaccataaagaatcaatatcaaaacaacatcattggcatgacaatatatatttctcagcatacatattcaagccaaaacacaattacaaacaatttctcaaaataccgtaatttaccgataaaccgaataatttccAATTCAACTATACcgtaatttcaattcaactattacatttctattccattattttccaattctataacaaaacccattatttcactatcaatggtttactcacaacaaacataacaatctaatacacatagattatcaattgcacacaacttatcacatttatatcatcacattccaacaatcatcaaatacccaaaattgcaacatagaagaacatgaatatcaaagtatagaattaaacccactataacatactatcatacaaccctttagcatgaaagaaccccacccttaccttggcaaatatgaaatctttcaccatagctctaagcttttctccaaaataaatccttcaaacataatttagagacacacctaaaaaccagttcggaaatcagcttatcagacgaacttaaaatcctcaaaatcaaaatcgctccggtcagaacttacctctatgagtcaggaatgTTATGTCAAAACCatgcgacgatccaacggttggattgagagatacatccgttttgctaaggtgactcaatgctgaaacttgctgcgaaaatgaggtttcttctagcttttctcttccaccattgttctcttcccttttgcctcttttctcttcttcctatcttttcccccaaatgaaaatattaacctctaaaaccctaaccttctcttactatctcacttatgtcaattgggcttaacccaccaatccatccattatgtttctatcacttaggcccatttagttatatctctctaataactcaattaagtcaaacaacacaaacactctcataattaaatacttaaataattattatatcacataataactaaataaataagttattattaaaaacaccaaacaatataattactaatataattaataaaaatattaataaaaatcgggatgttacaataaTACCACTCCAATTGAGTCCCAGATagactctcttggaagaaatggatccagagtctCTTGTCCTCGGTGTGAGGTTTAATCTTCCTTATGTATGATCTTAAGTGCAACTTGGGACAAGAGAtcccatcatacttagcaaaggcggtagtcttgaacttcggagggataacaactccaggAATGAGTCCCATTTcatcaaaatccagtccaggtactttctgaatttccatgTTTCTCAGACATTCTTCCAGTAGCTTGTATTTCTCATCAGAGTCATCCTCGTCATAGGGCTCCTCTTCTTCTTCACCCTCTTGACCATCAGAACCTACTTGACTTCCATAGTTGTGGTtgtcttcttcctcatctttaggAATTCCAGCTTCTTCAGGCCTCTTGGGACGCCCTTTGAATCTTTTTCCCATGTTGATCACCCCCTTGATTTTCTTAGTCTTCGTCTTCTTAGTCAGgagagctttcagttcatcttgccccttggctaagttCAGGATTATAGTTTGAAGtccagcattctgagcttgaaaaTCCTTGAtggattgttcgagattcatcttttCTTACttaaataaacagcggaaagatgaggcaattgtttttatgaaacctatgatgtaatgtttatgaataaTATGATTGTGcctatgcaatgttttcaaggagttAAAGGCCTTTCAACACattcaaagaaaaaggaaaataagAACAAAACAACTTGATTATTTCAATTAGAAACCAATTTCCTATATGTTTTTGAAGTTACATCAAAGAAATACTAAAGAAATAATGAATAAAGTACAATaaaagaaatcattcttcaagtagACGCTTCCTCTTCAATACTCTGATTTCTTCTTTATGGGCTTTGACCATCTCATTCTTTTCTTGAACGAGTCTATCAATCTCTCTctcccatgattgtatctgatcAAGTGAGATAAAGTCTTCGATCTTCCATTTGCGGGAAAAATAGTCAAGCatactgatcggtcaccatttctagtaagtttccgcacctttttccgaccgaaactcgtaatcttggtaatactaagtggcattggaaTATGTTTTtatagtaagtttcttgtttttcggttGTATGGCTTTGTTtcattttaatgtgttttgagtattataaaagtgtctttttatgcgctggttgttagtttgtttttggccaggttaatgcacgggagagatagaaacttatggcgcgcacgtatggaaaaagaagccgaaaaagccaaagctgaggtcaacacgggcacccgtgtgcatgcacacggtccgtgtcaaaaAGTGACTGGAAAGGCAATTTTTGAAGGCaaggcagaggtttcacacgggcacccgtgttcaggcacacggtccgtgtggaaAGATGCATGGAAAGTGACTTTTGGCCCAAGAGCAGAggaacaacacgggcgcccgtgtgcagcaacacggcccgtgttgttgaggcgtgctgattttattttcttgtttttcctaacttgaaggggaccagtaagggtatttttggtattcCAGTTGCAACCTGAATGGAAGTGAATGATAAGTACAACCTAGGGCAGAAAGAGAAGGCACTTTTGGATAGATCGTAATAGAGAATTGCAGAGAAGAAAAGAGACGGAAGCGAGAATTTGGAAGgggaagagattcaacggtggacaccattgaagatcttagtactcccaattgattgtaatgtctaaactttttcatttgtgtttcttgaatactatgagaggctaaaccccccaatgctagggggtgtccctgattcgatctgtaataactctggatttggtatttcgttaatttaaagtttatattgttcaagtcaattgtataatgtttataatgctttctttatcggaccaataaggattgttctatggttaacaatttgtaggactacaattgttagggtttgtacacaattgaaccttatgatcatcacctaggactagggatataatCTGGTTATTCGGAAATTCTTGATAAAAAATGATTTGGTTTTGTCtgatttctctaaggacttaagtAATCGGAGTTTAAATCAAACAAGAttgtcactaaggacttaggataatCATTCTTGAGAATGAATAATTGAACCATATGATCGGGTTAACGAGATCTTCATCCAAAGGAATTAGAGAAAGAATCACACACCCTACCTTAgcattattttctcatattctaaAGTTTAGTTTTAACTTCCTTTATTTCTTAGTAGTTTAATCTCTTTTGTTACTTATTTGAAACAACACACCatatgaacttttgtttaattgactgagTCCAATctcttgtatttcctacgcaatcctcgtgatcgatacttggggtaaaacccattattactacatcggtaaaaatagtacacttgctatttttccgatcacatACTATCTCGTTCCTCGGCATTGGCCACTAACTCTGCTTTTTCTGCCTCAACCTCTTGTAAACGCTTTTCAAGATCATCCTTCTCTTGCCTTAGGTGAGCAACagtggcagcaaggtcttcgttAGGAGCGGGTACATAAGGTTCCACTTCTACGTGAACCTCTAGGGGAGTGGTCCTCGGAACAATAGGTGTGTCAGATGCATATGGTATGCCAAACTCGacgactcggtcataaatccatttaaagtaAAGATCTAAAAGAGTATGGATCCTTGTTCCCAAATCTTTTACACCTACCTTTTTCACTTCTTACCAAGCTTTAATGAAACGATTCTTCTTTTCGATTGTATCTGAACCATAGTCAAAACTTTCCGCACTGAGATATATGGAATGAGGcttatctttcaaagcaaaaccaaactgatgtcgagcgaGCACAGGATTATAAGTAATTCCTCCTTGGATGCCAAGAAGAGGCGCATTAGGGAACTCGCCACAACGATCAAATAATTGAACTCCCTCGAACTCTTTTGGATACCAAATGATGTCATCGTACGAAAGTGCCATAATTCTctgaatccaagtcaaaccttcttcattctttattgttgatcggggtaagtgagaaataaaccacttatgcagaAGGGGAATGCATCCTAGAACACAACCTCGTCTCTTTGTTACTCTAGCATTAATAgaatgcaataaatcaccaagtagagtaggaacaggattcttgctaagAAAAATCTTAATGGCAGCCCTATCAACAATTTTGTCGCATCGGTGAAACAGAATTTGTCCATATATCAACAAggttagaacactttccaaggcatccatACTTAAAGCTTCAGCGAAGATCTTGGCTTTTTTGCACAAGAAATCCACGGGTATTCCAGAATAGTCTCTTTTATTGATCCAAACCTCGTTGATTTCTGATCTCGGTAAATGTAgagcagcagcaatgtcttccaacttaggacctccttcctcaccaTTGTAAGGAATTTGATCAGGTATGGGTATATCCATTATGTgagagaattcttccaatgtaggtaccagttgaaaatctctataggtgaaacaatggagaagaggatcataaaactgcATCATGGAGTTGAGGAGggcttcatccactttggttcgcatCAAGCTTATCAGTTTGTTGAGAGGCTCAGAGAGAATGAGAgaaccagtaatatcatcacaCAAAAGTCTTAGTGCAGTAGGCACTTTCTTGAAGTTGAGAAAGAAAGGCTTTCGGATTAGGATTCCCATTATtcaaataacctacaaaacaaattatggttaaaagacCTTTTTCTCCTTGAAATGTGTAACAGCcagattttattagatattttatttattagcttatttgtgtgttttattagttatttgtttatttaattgttatgtggtattactaattaattgaaatatctaattatatgcatatttgtgttttattgtttaattaggttattagtagtatactataTATTGAGCCTAATTAATAATTGAATGGGTtggtaataacataactaagctcgttaagagaaagatagtaagaagaggaaaactagggttttagagataacacaatttgggggaaaggaagagaaagaagaaaatagAGGAGAAGgaacatagaagagaagaagaaggaaattgtagatttcttgaagagggtggatttaagagttagaggtaagggtttgaatacaagttcttatagactatatgattgggtaatgtgtgttgttgtgattatctcttcatctttgcaatttcatggaaacatagaaaagttagggtttatgaacaaatgcatgaatttatgatttgaaatgtgttttaattgatgtttgatgatgttatgatgttagaagatccataaatgTGTGCTATATTtgtggttataacatgtatgCTATTGTTGTTTGTGAGGGTTGAtgttttcagcttgatttggttgagtttaggggatttgggatgaaattcgcatgctgttttctgagatttgggattttctgaaatcgccagttcgcgccgcgaactgcttggcagaactaaggaatatttgattcactcagttcgcgccgcgaactttgttggcgccgcgaaccctattttacagaactttttccaaactttgaaaggccgTAACTTTttatccgtagctccgttttatgcgtcgttcgaagagttagaaagctatcgtgatattctatatgatagtatagaaTTTTATTTCACTTGATTAATTAATTGTGACGTTAATATAtggaatgacatgtaattgtcttATGTGCGTTATGTTAGTATGTGATGTATAGCAATTGTTGGAACACTTTGTGTAGATGTaataatgatgtatgtgattggatatatgatggttgttatgccttgttgaaattgttaattgtgttgtgaatgttgtgtacaattagcggataattcatagagttggattatggtgatatgcggtaagttaagattgatgagataatcttaattgcataaattgttggtatttgtacatacattcatagcatggtcggctttatggtggaagcggtgaaacttgggttcacatggtaagagacgttgatccttgaatggaaataggcgtagaagacgtgatccttaattggagataggcgtattggctttgatcttgtccggatcaggagcgtggcttggattcgaaacattgaatcggaaagcggtgaaacattggattcacattgggtactgttagacgctggcctgaggatctagagggggggtgaatagatcctacgCAGTTTTTCCGAGATTATTACGAActagagcgaaagcggttctgaatcgacttgcgtctattccggaccgctattgcaaagggtcgtatatgttacaaaaccacaagataattgagattaccgatgaagtgatatgttatcgaatcaatacgtgtcacaactgaAAGTCAATTAACTTCTatattgacaaactttgatttgcaatgcagtaatagtggaataagcaaaaagacaaacacttggtgacaatattcaaattgatgctaattcaagatgtggtgaattgtgatgtttatgaagaactttaattcacaattttaacacttgaatcgttaatcaactttgcaattataccaattatgaacagaatgtaaatgaaaaggtaaaagcgacaagaacacgatatttgtttaggcagttcgtcgatcgtcctcgctacgactacgtctgcccccaattccaaattgaaattgggaaaactttcattaatgttgaaagcagtttatacaaagaagataacaaagcgataaatgaTAAACCACTTATGtcaatcctttgaatcttcttcccccttaatcttgagcaagatcaaggttatccaagagtttcactttgattcctttctgcagtgtcttgattccttgaacccttgttcctcaatcgttacactcagccgaatcctcaatgaaaacctcttgataaaaacccccaagaaccacctgtcgtggaggacaaaacccgcagattttattcaccaaaaaccccacaaatcttcacccactaggaatcttcaattccgttccatggacgttatcgaactcgtcactaaccctcaacgcaagaatgattatgtgtaattgtgttggagatgacgaagaacgaagatgagaagactttgtgtatctttcagtcgttggtgttgaatgcaatgaatgaacacttgataatatatatgagtgcctatcagttggagccaagaataacagaaattttggcatttttgatcagttaggtcgacctcttgtagagcttaggtcgacctagcagaggtgcattaactggaaatgattttgctcccagttaggtcgacctgatttggaagtaggtcgaccagaatccacttcagatgcgttttggagacatttcctcagattaggtcgacctagttgttgtgtaggtcgacctagcagaatgatatgaaattttcttcattttaggtcgacctaggttgatgtgtgggtcgacctagcagaagtatgtgaaattttctctattttag is part of the Vicia villosa cultivar HV-30 ecotype Madison, WI linkage group LG2, Vvil1.0, whole genome shotgun sequence genome and encodes:
- the LOC131648479 gene encoding uncharacterized protein LOC131648479 is translated as MNLEQSIKDFQAQNAGLQTIILNLAKGQDELKALLTKKTKTKKIKGVINMGKRFKGRPKRPEEAGIPKDEEEDNHNYGSQVGSDGQEGEEEEEPYDEDDSDEKYKLLEECLRNMEIQKVPGLDFDEMGLIPGNLGCYNYQLESANIRTWEDMATAFFRQYEYNYDLAPTRTQLQNMSMGPKESFKEYAQKWKVPAGRVRPALSDRELVDMFMGTLTGPFYSHLLGSSSSGFTELILTGEHVESGIRSGKIQVGTSSGAAKKPYQGKNESNVVHSQRGRGKNDQNQCVGAVLISTPTSKQAPRQECQRKTGRPRRKFTPINMPLSQALQHLLKAKLVTLKDHPKFVNTASPNYDPKATCAYHSNATGHNVDNCWALRNKVQDMIEAGEIEFEALENPNVITAPMTKHDKTVNAIMDTIYIRDVRELSTPLLEIKRKLIQASLFPGCDLDCYYCARLPNDCENLKRRIQKWMDRRTIMFEKIPSIENLYEGNIAGISKVTRSGRVFSPEISPNNTSSVVTITPSADARGKGPFHEPEAGIGNSSSEDTNEFLKIIRKTKDMKKFLEDAHVPQEISVNQLKKCIENLTTENYLGFSDADLSPSGKNHNKALHISIECGGTTLAHVLVDNGSSMNVLPKLVLDKLRPEGAMLKYSDVIVKAFDGSMSTVHGEIELPIRVGKIVTVHGEEEYVVSFIDETKYVEFTIEGFETPRQAFELVPQVVSETKPVKTVPKVTRIPPTMASLKDARAVVEEGGCTIWGQLPDILYKSDKWGLGCTAKDTME